GCGGCTCCTTCTGGCTCTGGCCTCTCATCTGCAGAACCTCTTTGGAGGCTTTCCtcagccgccgctccgccgcctcctcctggcGCTGCTCCTGCTGACTTTGGCCGGCCTGCGGAGGAACGGCGGGAACGGGGGCGGTCAGCGGCGGCCGTGCCGGCGCGgggcgccgcggcgccgcgtCGGGGCTCACCTGTCTCTGGGCCTCTCGGAGCAGGCAGCGGAAGCGCTCGTCCCGCAGGGCCCAGTGCGGCAGCTCGGCGGCCTCCCGGCTCTGCGGCTCCTCCAGCCGCAGCTTCAGCTCCCTCAGGGcgctcagctcctccatcagctgcctcTGACGGGTCCGGCAGGCCTggaggtccagctccaggtccagggagGTGCGGGTCGGCTGCTCGGCCAAAGAGGAGCGGTACGACTGCTGCTCAAgtgcacgcacaaacacacacacacacacacacacacacacacacacacacacacacacgcgcaaaaGAGGACATGCAACAAATTTTGATGAGCAGTAGAAAAGATACGGACTCCAACGTATCTTCCGCAAAGCCATGCAGTTATAATTGTAACCATGTTCAAACCTTCATGCCGCACAGGGAAACTATCTAACAAGTTAGGAGAAATGAAAGcagggatgtcccgatccgatcacgtgatcggaaatcggccccgatcacgtgattacggACTCGATCGGGATCGGAAGTGtcctcccgatttggactcggttggatacatatgtttattttttctttaatttcctttttaacccattgaagccgggacgcatttacagtagtggcgttgttgcgcaattctatcattaaacctggaagcgctgttgcacagttctaccattgacgccgggtctttttttcttcttctttgcgctaatcagctgtttcttgggcaatgaaatgcatcaaactcgcgCATACGCATAACTGGTCCTGTTTCCGGGTccagatcgtgttgctgcactgcctcctaacTTTGTGTTGAACGTTTCTGGCCTCTGCTGCACACTGCAGTGGTAATGCGTGCcggctttaatgggttaaatgagatgtatttaggttttccgtgctacagaaagatgtaattacagagagacggcaatatgtgttgttttgaattgacgttaagaaaataaaaaaggagaacttttcataagtttttttagttttttttttttttttttttttaatagataatgtacatattttactatattagaaaagaatcggatcgggactcggaatcggcagatactcaaaatgataggactcggactcggactcggagGCAATaaaacctgatcgggacatccctaaaTGAAAGCACACAAACACCGTTATATCTGtaacaaaatctgctggaaagtGCAAAACCGTGCGATTTCCATCACTGACAGGTTAAAAACGCAGATGAATGGGAAAGTCTGTAGGTTTTTACCAAACTGCTGTCACGCCAGTCACACTCTGCTCCTGTTCACACTCACTTTAATATGAACATAAAATTTATCCAAGCCTATATAAAGTACACTCATACACACCGTGTATGTTTTTCACTTTTGAGTTTATGAATatcattataattattattattaatattattattattattacaattattGGCCtggaagaaatgtggaaattgCCAGATATGGTCCAGTGAGGTTAAGCTCTAGTTGAGTTTGATCTCTTGATCTCTGTTTGCAGGGTGTGTGTCGATGCATAAATGTTTTCAGTCACGTTTGTTTTGACGATAACACTGCGCTCCCCCTCTTTACACAGACTGAGATATTTAGATGATTTGCTTCTGGCATCATTTTCAGGTTTACCGTTTCTCAGACTCTGCTTCTCTAAAAAGTTTTCTTCGATCCTGTGTTTTTCGCTCATGCTGGCATCAAGTCCGCACAACATCCCGACTGATTTTGCTCGGTCTTGAACAGGAAAGACGACGCCGTTGCTCACCTGCTTGTATCGCATTGTTCTCCTTTCCAGCGTGTTTCTGACGAAAGGCGATTTCTTTGGTAGGGTGGAGCTGTCGCTGTCGCTGCGGTATAGCTGGAGGAAAGACGGGCGTCATATCAGAGCAGCCGGAAATGTCAGTCAGCTGTGATCACGGCGGAGTCTTCGCCCGGTTCGGCGGACTCACCCTGCAGACGTACTGACTGCGGGCGCCGGGGGAGAAGGTCTGCGAGCGGACGATGGTGCTCCCTCGCATGAAGGGGGAGGCGTGCCCCCAGCGGCCCCCCCTCTCTTTAGGCCGGACTCGCACCGGCTCCGGGAACAGGCCCTCCGTCATGGTGGccttctccacctgcagccgcACGTCAGCGGTCCTGTTAAAACTTACTCTTCTGCCAACggcaaaaaaagaggaaaaaaatctcACTTTACCTTCACAGCAGAGAGCTTGCTGGCCGTTTGTTCACAGCGCCCCCCGGTGGTGATGCAGGAGCCTTCAGCGCAGAGGCCCTCGGAGCAGGCGGCTGTGAACGCCGTGCTGTTGCTGCAGCCGCTGTCCACCGACTCCGCCTGCCAGCTCCTGagaaacacacgcacactcgTCACACAGCGCCAAAGCCGGCGGCGCCCGTTTCCAACGTCACGCCACAAAACACTGCGTCACCTCTCAGACGCCGCCTCGCCGGGCTCGTCCTTCTTCTCcaacctctgcagctccagctctgcGTCCCGGACCTCCAGGTGGATGGTGCTGgggccggcggcggcagcaagggcagcggcggcggtccGTGACAGCGGAGTGAACCCGGCATCCTGAGAtatcacacagcaaacacacactcaaagcaAAGCTGGCTCGATTGCACCAAATCATGTTTTCCCTCTGTGAACACTGGAGGACCACCTCCTCTTCTGACGATGACCCAACAGGTGGGTAAATTGAAAAGttgattatttattgttttattaacTTCTGCTCATATTTCTCTCCATCAAAAACCAACACACTTAATTAACTGATGTTATTTTATGGAGTCTTATCTGACGAAAACACATAAGATTTTAATGAACCCTGTAAAATAATCCAGGGTGATaccgtgtgtgttttttgtttgtcttattTCTTGGCACGTTGTGGGtaattgctttttgttttttgtttttttcaaacaccaTCTACCCAGCAAATCAgatatattttgtcattttggtgagattttccatttttatgtCGGGAACACAGCCACAATGTCAGCCTATACATACACAAATAAAGATAAATTACTGGCCTGATGAGGCTAAGCCAATACCTCGGGACAGACTTCATCAGTGTAACTGCAGAGGAGATGTGGTGTGGGGAGCAGACAGAATCAATTCTACATCATCAGCTCTCCGTTTATGTGTCAACATGTAAATCCACTCATATATCCTGTATTAGTTCACAGCTGTTTTCCAGTCTTAGTGACTGATCGTAAATTCAGCACAGAAGGTAAATCTGTGCAGCAGAATATTATAACGTATCCAGtttgtatttattcagtttgataaaatgtttttcaggaGCGGCCGATAAACGAACGGCTTCACGAGTTTCACACTTCACATTTCTAAATTTGTGTACTTAGGTGCATGTAGCTGTTTATTATTGATTACTATGAAATGGCCTTTCATGTTTATGAATAAATACGTTTTTTCAACTCtttctaaatgtgtgtgtgctcaccacgGTCCTCGGCCTCTGCTCGTCGTCCTGGCCGTCGTggtgtcggcggtggccgaggCTCTTCTGCTCGGGCCTCTGGGACTCCGCTCCGCTCACGATCTGAACTCTCAGCCAGTGGTACACCATCTCCGCTCGGCCCTCGCAGTCCGCCAGACTCAGCTGGGCCGTGCCCTGCGGAAACACCCGGCGTCAAACCGAGTCCCATTTCACTGCTGCGAGGACGGGAGCGCCACCGCCCGGCCTCTCACacccaccagcagctcctcctgcgCCTGAGGACCCAGCGAGCACACGGACAGCTGCAGGGCGCACACCGCCAGGGCGTTTGCAGGAACGGGAATGCGGAAGCCCTCGTTGAAACTCAGCTGGTGCTGCGGCTCCAACGCTGTGCAACAGTAGAACGCACAGGCCCGGCTGGCGTCCAGAGGAATCAGGTGCACCTTCACATACCtgaacaacacagacacacagatgtaAAGCAGAACTGGGCTCATTGTCACACCAGCTGCAGTTTAAAGGTCGACTTAAATGCTACTAATGCAGTCAATCAATTACATGTTCTGCTGCCGTTATTTAAACCTTGAAAGATCACACAGATTGTGgatgaaatgatttaaaaatgtgaaatcaaaGGAGGAGTCAACAATTCCTCATCTATAAGAAGCACACAGAGAGCTCACAAACACTCTTGTTCTTCCTAATGGACTCTAGTGACCTCCGCTCCCGTCTTTAACTCACCTTTTCAGGCTCAGCATTGTCTGTGATGAGTCTGAAGTAGGATTGAATAATTATTTGATTTTGGGTAATGCAACAAGCTGCGATCCATCTGActttgtttgtgtgaaataaaaccaCTGTTAATTATTTAAGTTTCAGAAATCAGTAGGTTATAAGATGTGTGCCATGAAGAGGTCTTTATTTTTTGGGgagattatttttaatttacatttggAATTTAAAGCCCTGATTTGACAATTAATGAAAACTGATCAAACTCCCTGACATGGTTTAGTTGAAATGATGACTACATGAAAATAATGTGTTCATCTCTCTCTCAATACTGTCCAAAGACCAGCAGACGTAGCTCCACTGAAATGCTGGTGGTTTGTAGCTGCTTTTTCACTGAGTTCACCAGATTTCTGTCCAACGTGCTGATTTCACATGAcggatgtgcagcagctgtgtgacgCTGTCATGTTAGCGCCAAACAAACTCTCACAGGACTGTCTTCATTATTATTAATCTATGAAACCACCAATAAGGCAGCTGTGAATGAAAAATGAGCTCAATCGACTTCGAGAGGGGAAAACCTGATGTTGTGTAAAATACTAATCGCATAATATAACCCAGAATCCAtgcaacaaagagaaaaaaaaacgtactGTCTCTAGTAAATTaatgaaaagagaagagagtaaaaacacactttacCAAAACCTCAGCAAGCTGGATATACTCACACTTTGAAGCCATCCCTCACAATTGACCTGTTCAGATTCTTAAGCTGTAACAGATGCAGCCGTAGCGACTGCGAGCCGGACTCCcacctgagaggaggaaaagcaaaAAGCTGATCCAGAGCGAACGCGCAGGGCTGCTGACGGTGAACGAGGCCGCCACCCACACGCACGCTGCCGTTTACAGTTTACTCACAGCAGTCCCAGCTGGATCTGGGTGGGCTCGCTTGCAGGCGTCAGCTCTTTCATGTACGACATCTCGTCAAACTCCTCCGGCCTGTTGGTGAGACGACAAAGCAGATCCTTCAGCGATCCAAACAGCAGCGGGTATGcgatacgtgtgtgtgtgtgtgtgtgtgtgtgtgtgtgtgtgtgtgtgtgtgtgtgtgtgtgtgtgcacagcatGGATTTGAACGGATCAGTGTGGCTCAAGCTGTTAAATATTGttaattttgttaatttttataCATGAAACACAAAGGGTTCACTGTGTAAATGAGTAACTTACTCATGTGTGCGCAGCCGTCGAactgttgtgttactgtgaCTCATTAACTGAGCTGTCGGCACTGAGCTGCGGCCACTGACTGAAACGCTCATTAAGCTCAGCCAAAGCTACACCAGTTATTTGGAGGAGACACTAAATTTAGATTTTAacagctaattaaaaaaaggacagCCGAGATAAGAAGTGAGAACAGGTTAACGATAACGTTACGTGCAGTGAGTCATCTTTCACCTGACTTGGTGGAAGACTGAGCGAGTTCAGGATCAATGCTGCATTTCTTTCCGTTAGATGTGACTTTAGAGAACCACTAACAGCTGCTCTAACCACTAACACTTAGAATCATCCTATAATCACATCTGATTgtgttcttctctttttctcagGTGCTGCAGTTTTCCTCTCTGGCTGCAGGAGGTGCAGACAGCTCAGCAGGTGCCTCTGCTCTCACCTTCGGCCCCAGGCCTCGAACACGCCACTGTCGGTCGCCAGGGCGTCTTCGGAGACGCCTGCTGAAACTCTCCGGGCTCGTCTGCCACTTCTGTTGGCGCTGTTTCCCCTCAGAGTCACTCCTGAAGAGGAAGAGTCACAGTCATCCTCATATCTTGAAGAGAAACGCGCGACAGAGGGCACGGCGCCCCGACTTGCCTGTGGAAGTGAAGGGCGCCTGAGCGCCGCCGTCTCTGTGCAGCTTGTTATCCAGCAGatgcgcggcggcggcggcggggttgACCGTGTCCTCGCCACTCAGCATGGCGGTGTGCGACAGGGTCTGTGACTGAGCCCGCAGCCCCTCCAGCAGGCCGCGGCCCGCCTGCTCCATGTACTCCTCCGTCATCTGCGTCAGCGGGCAGTCCTGGGGGGCGGAGTGATACGGCGTGTCCATGGGAGAGCTGGGCGGCGAcagggaggagagcgaggagcgcGAGGACAGCGAGGCCAGGGACTGCGGGGTGTCGTGGGAGCGCTTGGCCTTGCTTTGCGTCAAGGGGTCCGGCGTGAACATGGAGCAGTCTCTTGACACGGCCTCCGTGGGCAGCAGGTAGCGGAGGTGGGACTCCAGCGGCTCGCCGGCCCCGTCGTGGCGCTCGTACTGCGGAAGGCCGTAGATGTCGCtgaagctgatggagctgaGGGAGCCCCGGCTGGACGCCAGCGAGCCGCGGCTGGAGGCCAGCGACCcgcggctgctgctggacgacACGGTCAGGGAGCTGGCCGACAGGCTGCaggggaggcagagagacgCGTGAGGAAGGGAGCGGGAGGGACGCCTCCTGTCCGACGGCTGTAACCCGCCGCTGCACCTTTTCAGCTGAGAGTGAAGGTAGGTGGTGATGCGAGTtgcttcctccagctgcctcaGCAGCGCGTTCCTCTTCTCTTGCTGCAGAATCCTGGCAGGAAATACACAGATTTAGTCACACAGATTATCCAAATGAAACAGTCATAACACAGATTTCCATGTTCTGCGTCTCCTGTAATTGAGATGTTGGATCATAAACTCCAAACGGTTTCTGCTGCGTTGCAACATGTCGCAAAGCTTCTAATAGAACAACCTGAGTGATGAAGACAT
The window above is part of the Salarias fasciatus chromosome 23, fSalaFa1.1, whole genome shotgun sequence genome. Proteins encoded here:
- the wwc3 gene encoding protein WWC3 isoform X1 — its product is MPWTGGNKRRESSELPLPAGWEEARDYDGRVFFIDHNTRQTSWIDPRDRITKPLTFADCVGDELPLGWEEVYDQQVGVYYIDHINKTTQIENPRTQWRQEQERMLKEYLVVAQEALKAKKEMYLVKQQRLELAQQEMLLFHELSEDNRSITSTLSGSSSNAKYDPDQIKVEIACRRERLSRLKQELAQVKQELQYKEMGVETLQEIDRKMSCSQTNYKLDEAQAIFNELRSIKKAISTGEKERQDLIQSLAKLTVNFQSSLSIGESAGEVANSTGTAGDSCNPQQYCDTGCQTDILGECVSQDSSHLVDKVKLNWQYEEAKKKVQSIQHQLAQLDSESWSGRAEADRDRDFMQLLREKEALLQEIILVSKQQHSPETLLQLEEERSRLEEEVQRAHSSQSQGANQRILQQEKRNALLRQLEEATRITTYLHSQLKRCSGGLQPSDRRRPSRSLPHASLCLPCSLSASSLTVSSSSSRGSLASSRGSLASSRGSLSSISFSDIYGLPQYERHDGAGEPLESHLRYLLPTEAVSRDCSMFTPDPLTQSKAKRSHDTPQSLASLSSRSSLSSLSPPSSPMDTPYHSAPQDCPLTQMTEEYMEQAGRGLLEGLRAQSQTLSHTAMLSGEDTVNPAAAAAHLLDNKLHRDGGAQAPFTSTGVTLRGNSANRSGRRARRVSAGVSEDALATDSGVFEAWGRRPEEFDEMSYMKELTPASEPTQIQLGLLWESGSQSLRLHLLQLKNLNRSIVRDGFKVYVKVHLIPLDASRACAFYCCTALEPQHQLSFNEGFRIPVPANALAVCALQLSVCSLGPQAQEELLGTAQLSLADCEGRAEMVYHWLRVQIVSGAESQRPEQKSLGHRRHHDGQDDEQRPRTVDAGFTPLSRTAAAALAAAAGPSTIHLEVRDAELELQRLEKKDEPGEAASERSWQAESVDSGCSNSTAFTAACSEGLCAEGSCITTGGRCEQTASKLSAVKVEKATMTEGLFPEPVRVRPKERGGRWGHASPFMRGSTIVRSQTFSPGARSQYVCRLYRSDSDSSTLPKKSPFVRNTLERRTMRYKQQSYRSSLAEQPTRTSLDLELDLQACRTRQRQLMEELSALRELKLRLEEPQSREAAELPHWALRDERFRCLLREAQRQAGQSQQEQRQEEAAERRLRKASKEVLQMRGQSQKEPLPVQTFREKMAFFTRPRFNIPPLPADDV
- the wwc3 gene encoding protein WWC3 isoform X2, whose product is MPWTGGNKRRESSELPLPAGWEEARDYDGRVFFIDHNTRQTSWIDPRDRITKPLTFADCVGDELPLGWEEVYDQQVGVYYIDHINKTTQIENPRTQWRQEQERMLKEYLVVAQEALKAKKEMYLVKQQRLELAQQEMLLFHELSEDNRSITSTLSGSSSNAKYDPDQIKVEIACRRERLSRLKQELAQVKQELQYKEMGVETLQEIDRKMSCSQTNYKLDEAQAIFNELRSIKKAISTGEKERQDLIQSLAKLTVNFQSSLSIGESAGEVANSTGTAGDSCNPQQYCDTGCQTDILGECVSQDSSHLVDKVKLNWQYEEAKKKVQSIQHQLAQLDSESWSGRAEADRDRDFMQLLREKEALLQEIILVSKQQHSPETLLQLEEERSRLEEEVQRAHSSQSQGANQRILQQEKRNALLRQLEEATRITTYLHSQLKSLSASSLTVSSSSSRGSLASSRGSLASSRGSLSSISFSDIYGLPQYERHDGAGEPLESHLRYLLPTEAVSRDCSMFTPDPLTQSKAKRSHDTPQSLASLSSRSSLSSLSPPSSPMDTPYHSAPQDCPLTQMTEEYMEQAGRGLLEGLRAQSQTLSHTAMLSGEDTVNPAAAAAHLLDNKLHRDGGAQAPFTSTGVTLRGNSANRSGRRARRVSAGVSEDALATDSGVFEAWGRRPEEFDEMSYMKELTPASEPTQIQLGLLWESGSQSLRLHLLQLKNLNRSIVRDGFKVYVKVHLIPLDASRACAFYCCTALEPQHQLSFNEGFRIPVPANALAVCALQLSVCSLGPQAQEELLGTAQLSLADCEGRAEMVYHWLRVQIVSGAESQRPEQKSLGHRRHHDGQDDEQRPRTVDAGFTPLSRTAAAALAAAAGPSTIHLEVRDAELELQRLEKKDEPGEAASERSWQAESVDSGCSNSTAFTAACSEGLCAEGSCITTGGRCEQTASKLSAVKVEKATMTEGLFPEPVRVRPKERGGRWGHASPFMRGSTIVRSQTFSPGARSQYVCRLYRSDSDSSTLPKKSPFVRNTLERRTMRYKQQSYRSSLAEQPTRTSLDLELDLQACRTRQRQLMEELSALRELKLRLEEPQSREAAELPHWALRDERFRCLLREAQRQAGQSQQEQRQEEAAERRLRKASKEVLQMRGQSQKEPLPVQTFREKMAFFTRPRFNIPPLPADDV